The following are encoded together in the Tripterygium wilfordii isolate XIE 37 chromosome 18, ASM1340144v1, whole genome shotgun sequence genome:
- the LOC119984639 gene encoding pentatricopeptide repeat-containing protein At3g13880-like isoform X1 — translation MNFSVKLNVSQPHLPQLPASVSSNNVRSPAAALASQFTQNSFVGLKYQLPISITVDEVNCRSQIEELADLLRDSGDRGSIREAKAIHGYVLKSGFVDEDLLVLLNHVLRVFTKCSDYTAACQVFDKMFQRNNVSWTIMICGSTENGFYLDGFRFFYEMLDSGVLPDKFTFSAIIQNCIGLDCLELGKMVHAQVIVRGFACHTFVSTALLNMYSKLGEIENSSLVFRLMTEKNEVSWNAMISGFTSNGLYLEAFDLFLRMKDEGITPNMYTVVSVSKAVGKLGDVDKGTEVHQVASNLGVECTVLVGTALIDMYSKCGSLNDARSIFDKNFDACGVNMPWNSMISGYSQCGCSQEALELYVTMCQEDIKADLYTFGSIFNAIAALKNLRFGKEVHAMVLKYGDGLMVTNVQNALADAYAKCGSLEDVVKVFDRMKERDIVSWTTMVTAYAHCSEWDEALFTFSRMREDGFAPNHFTFSSVFASCASLCLLDYGRQVHGILCKAGLDSDMCIESALIDMYAKCGGIADAGKVFKRIPSPDNVSLTAMISAYAQHGFTEDALDLFMRMEQLGKKPTAVTLLCVLSACSHGGMVTEGLRYFKLMEEKYGSELDMEHYACVVDLLGRVGRLDDAMEFVRSMPINPNEIIWQTLLGACRIHGNIELAEVAAMKVLSARPEHSAAYVLLSNTYIETGSLADGHFLRDVMKKRGVKKEPGYSWISIEGGIHKFYSGDERHPEKDGIYTTLEDLNQKVKSMVCARSLSCTM, via the exons ATGAACTTCTCAGTCAAGCTCAATGTTTCTCAGCCTCATCTGCCTCAACTCCCAGCCTCGGTCTCAAGCAACAAC GTTCGAAGTCCAGCTGCTGCTTTGGCATCTCAATTTACCCAAAACTCATTTGTAGGACTGAAATACCAGTTACCCATTTCAATCACGGTCGATGAAGTGAACTGCAGGTCTCAAATTGAAGAATTGGCTGATCTCCTGCGTGACTCTGGGGATAGAGGTTCTATCAGGGAAGCAAAGGCCATTCATGGGTATGTGCTAAAGTCTGGTTTTGTAGATGAGGACTTGTTGGTTTTATTGAACCATGTTCTTCGTGTGTTCACCAAATGCTCAGATTATACTGCTGCTTGTcaggtgtttgataaaatgtttCAAAGAAACAACGTCTCTTGGACTATAATGATATGTGGGTCTACAGAGAATGGTTTTTACCTCGATGGTTTTCGGTTCTTCTACGAAATGCTTGACAGTGGAGTCTTGCCTGATAAATTTACGTTTTCTGCAATTATACAGAATTGTATTGGCTTAGATTGTCTGGAATTGGGTAAAATGGTGCATGCGCAGGTTATTGTAAGAGGCTTTGCATGTCATACTTTTGTAAGTACGGCACTGCTTAACATGTATTCAAAGTTGGGAGAGATTGAGAATTCGAGTTTGGTTTTCCGTTTAATGACCGAAAAAAATGAAGTCTCTTGGAATGCAATGATATCAGGGTTTACATCAAATGGCCTTTATTTAGAAGCCTTTGATCTTTTCTTAAGAATGAAGGATGAAGGAATTACGCCAAATATGTATACGGTTGTTAGTGTCTCAAAAGCAGTGGGGAAATTAGGTGATGTTGATAAAGGCACGGAAGTGCATCAGGTTGCCTCTAATTTGGGTGTGGAGTGTACTGTTCTTGTTGGAACTGCTCTTATTGATATGTATTCAAAATGTGGATCTTTGAATGATGCAAGGTCTATTTTTGACAAGAATTTCGACGCTTGTGGGGTTAACATGCCATGGAATTCAATGATTTCAGGGTATTCCCAGTGTGGGTGTAGCCAAGAAGCTTTGGAACTCTACGTGACAATGTGTCAGGAGGATATAAAAGCAGATCTTTACACTTTTGGTAGTATATTCAATGCAATTGCTGCTCTAAAGAATTTGAGGTTTGGAAAGGAAGTTCATGCAATGGTTTTGAAGTATGGAGATGGTTTGATGGTTACTAATGTTCAAAATGCACTTGCTGATGCATATGCTAAATGTGGATCTCTTGAAGACGTTGTGAAGGTCTTTGACAGGATGAAAGAGAGAGACATAGTATCTTGGACGACAATGGTGACTGCTTACGCCCATTGTTCTGAATGGGATGAGGCACTGTTCACTTTCTCCCGGATGAGGGAAGATGGTTTCGCACCTAACCACTTTACCTTCTCCAGTGTGTTTGCATCATGTGCTAGCCTGTGTTTACTGGATTATGGTAGGCAAGTCCATGGCATTTTGTGTAAGGCTGGGCTGGACAGTGACATGTGCATAGAGAGTGCACTGATAGACATGTATGCCAAATGTGGGGGTATAGCTGATGCAGGAAAAGTGTTCAAGAGGATTCCTAGCCCTGATAATGTATCGTTGACTGCAATGATTTCTGCTTATGCTCAACATGGTTTCACAGAGGATGCACTTGATCTTTTTATGAGAATGGAGCAATTGGGTAAGAAACCCACCGCGGTTACCTTATTATGTGTTTTGTCTGCTTGCAGTCATGGAGGTATGGTTACGGAGGGCCTACGTTATTTCAAGCTGATGGAGGAAAAATACGGTTCAGAACTTGATATGGAACATTATGCATGCGTTGTTGATCTCTTAGGTCGAGTTGGACGACTGGATGATGCAATGGAGTTTGTAAGAAGTATGCCAATCAATCCCAATGAAATTATCTGGCAAACCTTGTTAGGAGCATGTAGGATTCATGGCAATATTGAGTTGGCAGAAGTTGCGGCAATGAAAGTTCTCTCTGCTAGACCTGAGCACTCAGCTGCATATGTTCTTTTGTCGAACACATATATCGAGACCGGGAGTCTTGCCGATGGACATTTTCTAAGAGATGTCATGAAAAAACGAGGTGTGAAGAAGGAACCAGGTTATAGTTGGATTTCTATTGAAGGTGGAATTCACAAATTCTATTCAGGAGATGAACGACATCCAGAAAAAGATGGCATATATACAACATTAGAAGACCTGAATCAAAAAGTCAAGTCCATGGTCTGTGCAAGAAGCTTGAGCTGTACTATGTGA
- the LOC119984639 gene encoding pentatricopeptide repeat-containing protein At2g33680-like isoform X2, which yields MFQRNNVSWTIMICGSTENGFYLDGFRFFYEMLDSGVLPDKFTFSAIIQNCIGLDCLELGKMVHAQVIVRGFACHTFVSTALLNMYSKLGEIENSSLVFRLMTEKNEVSWNAMISGFTSNGLYLEAFDLFLRMKDEGITPNMYTVVSVSKAVGKLGDVDKGTEVHQVASNLGVECTVLVGTALIDMYSKCGSLNDARSIFDKNFDACGVNMPWNSMISGYSQCGCSQEALELYVTMCQEDIKADLYTFGSIFNAIAALKNLRFGKEVHAMVLKYGDGLMVTNVQNALADAYAKCGSLEDVVKVFDRMKERDIVSWTTMVTAYAHCSEWDEALFTFSRMREDGFAPNHFTFSSVFASCASLCLLDYGRQVHGILCKAGLDSDMCIESALIDMYAKCGGIADAGKVFKRIPSPDNVSLTAMISAYAQHGFTEDALDLFMRMEQLGKKPTAVTLLCVLSACSHGGMVTEGLRYFKLMEEKYGSELDMEHYACVVDLLGRVGRLDDAMEFVRSMPINPNEIIWQTLLGACRIHGNIELAEVAAMKVLSARPEHSAAYVLLSNTYIETGSLADGHFLRDVMKKRGVKKEPGYSWISIEGGIHKFYSGDERHPEKDGIYTTLEDLNQKVKSMVCARSLSCTM from the coding sequence atgtttCAAAGAAACAACGTCTCTTGGACTATAATGATATGTGGGTCTACAGAGAATGGTTTTTACCTCGATGGTTTTCGGTTCTTCTACGAAATGCTTGACAGTGGAGTCTTGCCTGATAAATTTACGTTTTCTGCAATTATACAGAATTGTATTGGCTTAGATTGTCTGGAATTGGGTAAAATGGTGCATGCGCAGGTTATTGTAAGAGGCTTTGCATGTCATACTTTTGTAAGTACGGCACTGCTTAACATGTATTCAAAGTTGGGAGAGATTGAGAATTCGAGTTTGGTTTTCCGTTTAATGACCGAAAAAAATGAAGTCTCTTGGAATGCAATGATATCAGGGTTTACATCAAATGGCCTTTATTTAGAAGCCTTTGATCTTTTCTTAAGAATGAAGGATGAAGGAATTACGCCAAATATGTATACGGTTGTTAGTGTCTCAAAAGCAGTGGGGAAATTAGGTGATGTTGATAAAGGCACGGAAGTGCATCAGGTTGCCTCTAATTTGGGTGTGGAGTGTACTGTTCTTGTTGGAACTGCTCTTATTGATATGTATTCAAAATGTGGATCTTTGAATGATGCAAGGTCTATTTTTGACAAGAATTTCGACGCTTGTGGGGTTAACATGCCATGGAATTCAATGATTTCAGGGTATTCCCAGTGTGGGTGTAGCCAAGAAGCTTTGGAACTCTACGTGACAATGTGTCAGGAGGATATAAAAGCAGATCTTTACACTTTTGGTAGTATATTCAATGCAATTGCTGCTCTAAAGAATTTGAGGTTTGGAAAGGAAGTTCATGCAATGGTTTTGAAGTATGGAGATGGTTTGATGGTTACTAATGTTCAAAATGCACTTGCTGATGCATATGCTAAATGTGGATCTCTTGAAGACGTTGTGAAGGTCTTTGACAGGATGAAAGAGAGAGACATAGTATCTTGGACGACAATGGTGACTGCTTACGCCCATTGTTCTGAATGGGATGAGGCACTGTTCACTTTCTCCCGGATGAGGGAAGATGGTTTCGCACCTAACCACTTTACCTTCTCCAGTGTGTTTGCATCATGTGCTAGCCTGTGTTTACTGGATTATGGTAGGCAAGTCCATGGCATTTTGTGTAAGGCTGGGCTGGACAGTGACATGTGCATAGAGAGTGCACTGATAGACATGTATGCCAAATGTGGGGGTATAGCTGATGCAGGAAAAGTGTTCAAGAGGATTCCTAGCCCTGATAATGTATCGTTGACTGCAATGATTTCTGCTTATGCTCAACATGGTTTCACAGAGGATGCACTTGATCTTTTTATGAGAATGGAGCAATTGGGTAAGAAACCCACCGCGGTTACCTTATTATGTGTTTTGTCTGCTTGCAGTCATGGAGGTATGGTTACGGAGGGCCTACGTTATTTCAAGCTGATGGAGGAAAAATACGGTTCAGAACTTGATATGGAACATTATGCATGCGTTGTTGATCTCTTAGGTCGAGTTGGACGACTGGATGATGCAATGGAGTTTGTAAGAAGTATGCCAATCAATCCCAATGAAATTATCTGGCAAACCTTGTTAGGAGCATGTAGGATTCATGGCAATATTGAGTTGGCAGAAGTTGCGGCAATGAAAGTTCTCTCTGCTAGACCTGAGCACTCAGCTGCATATGTTCTTTTGTCGAACACATATATCGAGACCGGGAGTCTTGCCGATGGACATTTTCTAAGAGATGTCATGAAAAAACGAGGTGTGAAGAAGGAACCAGGTTATAGTTGGATTTCTATTGAAGGTGGAATTCACAAATTCTATTCAGGAGATGAACGACATCCAGAAAAAGATGGCATATATACAACATTAGAAGACCTGAATCAAAAAGTCAAGTCCATGGTCTGTGCAAGAAGCTTGAGCTGTACTATGTGA